One segment of Brassica napus cultivar Da-Ae chromosome C3, Da-Ae, whole genome shotgun sequence DNA contains the following:
- the LOC106429638 gene encoding desiccation-related protein At2g46140-like has translation MASTEQKEVEENGSMISGLLDKAKGFFAEKLANVPTPEAAVDNVDFKGVTRQGVDYHAKVSVKNPYSQTIPICQISYVLKSATRTIASGTIPDPGSLVGNKTTVLDVPVKVAYSIAVSLMKDIGSDWDIDYQLDIGLTFDIPVVGDITIPVSTQGEIKLPSLRDFF, from the exons atggCATCAACGGAGCAAAAGGAGGTAGAAGAAAATGGGTCGATGATTTCAGGTTTGTTGGACAAAGCCAAAGGTTTCTTTGCAGAGAAGCTAGCGAATGTTCCGACTCCTGAAGCCGCCGTAGACAACGTCGATTTCAAAGGCGTGACACGTCAAGGTGTAGACTATCACGCCAAGGTCTCCGTCAAGAATCCTTACTCTCAGACGATCCCTATTTGCCAGATCTCTTACGTCCTCAAGAGCGCCACAAG GACGATAGCGTCGGGTACAATACCGGACCCGGGTTCGTTGGTTGGGAACAAGACAACGGTTTTGGACGTACCGGTTAAGGTGGCTTATAGCATAGCGGTTAGTCTGATGAAGGACATTGGCTCGGACTGGGACATTGACTATCAACTCGACATTGGACTAACCTTCGATATTCCTGTTGTTGGTGACATTACCATTCCTGTTTCTACTCAGGGTGAGATCAAGCTCCCTTCCCTTCGCGACTTCTTTTAA
- the LOC125584356 gene encoding uncharacterized protein LOC125584356, translating into MANIEKLQFPALKVTGENYVRWVTNVKPYLVIKKITEAIKVGNKSPPEHIAEAIIFLKKHLDENLTHDYGDVEDPAVLWQALKDRFDNQKEINLPHALEEWKTLRFQDFQRVRDYNSTILRIVAQLKYCGNPVTEAEMLDKTYNTFHKEHNVLSRIYRKCGYTKFSELMVTLMLAEKNDELLIKNHNSRPTGAKAFPEVNATAVEYSGRRNQTNRGRGRRFNNKRGKPYYPKSIRSNKWVRSEQPPKGKETEEDTTKKSETVCYRCGCKGHWSRTCRTPPHLCKLYQESIKGKAKEVNLTENVEGTSYLESSDFANELD; encoded by the coding sequence atggcaaacatcgagaaactccagttcccggctctgaaagtaaccggcgaaaactatgtcagatgggtcacaaatgtgaaaccctatcttgtaataaaaaagataaccgaagcgataaaagtcggtaacaaatcgccacccgagcatatagccgaagcgataatcttcctgaagaagcacttagatgagaatctaactcacgactatggagacgttgaggacccagccgtactatggcaagccttgaaagacagattcgataatcaaaaggaaatcaatctccctcacgctcttgaagagtggaaaaccctcaggtttcaggatttccaaagggttagagattacaattccactatcttaaggatagttgcacaattaaaatattgtggtaaccctgtcaccgaagcagaaatgcttgacaagacatacaatactttccacaaagaacacaacgtcttatcccgaatttacagaaaatgtgggtacaccaaattttctgaattgatggtaacactcatgttggctgaaaagaacgatgagttactaatcaaaaaccataattcccgacctacgggagccaaggcatttcccgaagtgaatgctacggcggtagaatattcgggaaggagaaaccagaccaaccgaggtcgtggtcggcgtttcaacaacaaacgtggaaagccttactatcctaaaagtattagatctaacaaatgggttagatctgaacaacctcctaaaggcaaagaaaccgaagaggataccacaaagaaaagtgagactgtatgttacagatgtggatgtaaaggacattggtcccgtacctgtcgtactcccccacatttgtgcaagttatatcaagagtccataaaaggaaaggctaaagaggtgaacctcacggaaaatgttgaagggacctcataccttgaatcctccgacttcgctaatgagctggactag
- the LOC111202345 gene encoding uncharacterized protein LOC111202345, which yields MAFLVRSPDIPTRIFSDSNSSVSHAFTRRKVTVSARDSSSFKIQKSRLYAKFSAPAKEDCKISRHDEEEEDKESYYVNKGHAVQCLREELPSLFLKDPNFHIYRDDIVFRDPINTFMGIDNYKSMFWWLRFLGRIFFRALCVDIVSIWQPTDNTLMIRWTVHGVPRGPWETRGRFDGTSEYKFDKNGKIYVHKVDNIAINSPPKFQMLSVQDLVEAISCPSTPKPTYFEFKDSSSSSSSSETY from the exons ATGGCGTTCCTTGTCCGATCGCCGGATATACCCACACGAATCTTCTCCGATTCGAATTCGAGTGTGAGCCATGCGTTTACGAGGAGGAAGGTTACTGTTTCCGCGAGAGATTCGTCTAGTTTCAAGATTCAGAAATCGAGACTATACGCGAAATTCTCAGCTCCGGCTAAAGAAGACTGCAAGATTAGCAGAcatgatgaggaggaggaggataaaGAGAGCTACTACGTGAATAAGGGCCACGCCGTTCAGTGTCTCAGAGAGGAGCTTCCTTCCTTGTTCCTCAAAGACCCCAACTTCCACATTTACAG GGATGATATTGTGTTTCGAGATCCTATTAACACCTTTATGGGAATTGATAACTACAAATCCATGTTCTGGTGGTTGCGTTTccttggaaggatcttcttcagAGCACTCTGCGTAGACATTGTTAGTATTTGGCAACCCACAGATAACACTCTCATGATTCGATGGACTGTTCACGGAGTTCCTCGTGGTCCCTGGGAGACTCGTGGTCGTTTTGATGGCACTTCCGAGTATAAATTCGATAAGAATGGCAAGATTTATGTACACAAAGTCGATAACATCGCTATTAACTCGCCTCCAAAGTTTCAAATGCTCAGTGTTCAAGACCTTGTTGAAGCCATTAGCTGCCCTTCCACACCCAAGCCGACCTATTTTGAGTTTAAagactcatcatcatcatcatcatcttcggAAACATACTAG
- the LOC111201954 gene encoding protein ABIL1-like isoform X2, which yields MKEEALVTDDPAMTFEEVSMERSKSFVKALQELKNLRPQLYSAADYCEKSYLHSEQKQMVLDNLKDYTVKALVNAVDHLGTVASKLTDLFDHQSSDISTMQLRASCVSQQLLTSRTYIDKEGLRQQQLLAVIPVHHKHYTLPNSVNKRVRFSPLRRTDTRQNHYQVDISRLQPSGSETKSTLKGTTTVASSSKDSKAFVKTSGVFHLSGDEENIINKKPFVGGSQVSGVPATSTITRQTYGVAHKAVEVPKLTTAHKSHDNPRGEIIQAPVRTKSVMSAFFVKPKTPKLKAGYVS from the exons atgaaagaaGAAGCTTTGGTGACGGATGATCCAGCAATGACCTTTGAAGAGGTTTCTATGGAACGCAGCAAGAGCTTCGTTAAGGCGTTACAG GAGCTCAAGAACTTGAGGCCTCAGCTTTACTCGGCTGCTGATTACTGTGAAAAGTCTTATCTTCATAGCGAACAAAAGCAAAT GGTACTGGACAATTTAAAGGACTACACTGTAAAGGCTCTGGTTAATGCTGTTGATCACCTTGGAACTGTTGCTTCCAAGCTTACTGATCTCTTTGATCACCAAAGTTCAGACATATCAACTATGCAGTTGAGAGCTTCTTGTGTTAGCCAG CAACTGCTAACAAGCCGGACATATATAGACAAAGAAGGTCTTAGACAGCAACAGCTATTAGCAGTTATCCCAGTGCATCACAAGCACTACACACTACCCA ATTCTGTTAACAAGCGGGTACGTTTTAGTCCTCTCAGACGCACAGACACAAGACAGAATCATTATCAAGTAGATATATCCCGTCTTCAACCTTCAG GATCAGAGACAAAGTCTACCCTAAAAGGAACAACCACTGTTGCATCAAG CTCGAAAGATTCAAAAGCTTTTGTAAAGACATCTGGAGTGTTCCATCTTTCAG gtgatgaagaaaacataatAAACAAGAAGCCTTTTGTCGGAGGTTCTCAGGTCTCAGGCGTTCCTGCAACATCCACCATCACAAGGCAGACATACGGCGTTGCCCATAAG GCTGTGGAAGTTCCCAAACTTACGACGGCACACAAGTCACATGACAACCCACGAGGAGAGATCATTCAAGCCCCTGTACGGACCAAAAGTGTTATGTCTGCGTTCTTCGTTAAACCGAAAACTCCGAAGCTCAAAGCTGGTTACGTCTCGTGA
- the LOC111201954 gene encoding protein ABIL1-like isoform X1 — protein MKEEALVTDDPAMTFEEVSMERSKSFVKALQELKNLRPQLYSAADYCEKSYLHSEQKQMVLDNLKDYTVKALVNAVDHLGTVASKLTDLFDHQSSDISTMQLRASCVSQQLLTSRTYIDKEGLRQQQLLAVIPVHHKHYTLPNSVNKRVRFSPLRRTDTRQNHYQVDISRLQPSDAPSSKSLSWHLGSETKSTLKGTTTVASSSKDSKAFVKTSGVFHLSGDEENIINKKPFVGGSQVSGVPATSTITRQTYGVAHKAVEVPKLTTAHKSHDNPRGEIIQAPVRTKSVMSAFFVKPKTPKLKAGYVS, from the exons atgaaagaaGAAGCTTTGGTGACGGATGATCCAGCAATGACCTTTGAAGAGGTTTCTATGGAACGCAGCAAGAGCTTCGTTAAGGCGTTACAG GAGCTCAAGAACTTGAGGCCTCAGCTTTACTCGGCTGCTGATTACTGTGAAAAGTCTTATCTTCATAGCGAACAAAAGCAAAT GGTACTGGACAATTTAAAGGACTACACTGTAAAGGCTCTGGTTAATGCTGTTGATCACCTTGGAACTGTTGCTTCCAAGCTTACTGATCTCTTTGATCACCAAAGTTCAGACATATCAACTATGCAGTTGAGAGCTTCTTGTGTTAGCCAG CAACTGCTAACAAGCCGGACATATATAGACAAAGAAGGTCTTAGACAGCAACAGCTATTAGCAGTTATCCCAGTGCATCACAAGCACTACACACTACCCA ATTCTGTTAACAAGCGGGTACGTTTTAGTCCTCTCAGACGCACAGACACAAGACAGAATCATTATCAAGTAGATATATCCCGTCTTCAACCTTCAG ATGCCCCTTCGTCGAAATCACTCTCCTGGCATTTAGGATCAGAGACAAAGTCTACCCTAAAAGGAACAACCACTGTTGCATCAAG CTCGAAAGATTCAAAAGCTTTTGTAAAGACATCTGGAGTGTTCCATCTTTCAG gtgatgaagaaaacataatAAACAAGAAGCCTTTTGTCGGAGGTTCTCAGGTCTCAGGCGTTCCTGCAACATCCACCATCACAAGGCAGACATACGGCGTTGCCCATAAG GCTGTGGAAGTTCCCAAACTTACGACGGCACACAAGTCACATGACAACCCACGAGGAGAGATCATTCAAGCCCCTGTACGGACCAAAAGTGTTATGTCTGCGTTCTTCGTTAAACCGAAAACTCCGAAGCTCAAAGCTGGTTACGTCTCGTGA
- the LOC106429648 gene encoding BTB/POZ domain-containing protein At2g46260 → MRGSDLFDSKTSTDMDSILSRRDSSPGADFGFAFNDSNFSDRLLRIEILGEGCCTSIADWARHRKRTRDDKNKDIVACPEEQIITDNNQPDMDDCPGGDEEGEAMVEEALSGDDDDDASSEPNWGMDHSAVVNVKELHISSPILAAKSPFFYKLFSNGMRESEQRHVTLRISAQEEGALMELLNFMYSSSLTVTTAPALLDVLMAADKFEVASCMRYCSRLLRSMPMTPDSALLYLDLPSTVLMAEAVQPLTDAAKQFLASRYKDITKYQEEVMALPLAGIEAILSSDDLQIASEDAVYDFVLKWARGQYSSLEDRREILGSRLALCIRFPYMTCRKLKKVLTCSDFEHEVASKQVLEALFFKAEAPHRQRILSAEGSDSTNRRFIERAYKYRPVKVVEFELPRPQCVVYLDLKREECAGLFPSGRVYSQAFHLGGQGFFLSAHCNMDQQSSFHCFGLFLGMQEKGAVSFGVDYEFAARQKPSQDYSSKYKGNYTFTGGKAVGYRNLFAIPWTSFIAEDSQYFINGVLHLRAELTINRT, encoded by the exons ATGAGAGGTTCGGATCTATTTGACTCTAAGACGTCGACGGACATGGATTCCATTTTGTCTCGGCGCGACTCGTCACCCGGCGCTGATTTCGGCTTCGCTTTCAACGACAGCAACTTCTCCGACCGCTTGCTCCGAATCGAGATCCTGGGTGAAGGTTGCTGCACGAGTATCGCCGATTGGGCTCGCCATCGCAAGAGGACAAGAGATGATAAAAATAAGG ACATTGTGGCGTGTCCTGAAGAGCAGATTATAACCGACAACAACCAACCTGATATGGATGATTGTCCTGGTGGTGACGAAGAAGGAGAGGCAATGGTGGAAGAGGCTCTAtcaggtgatgatgatgatgatgcgtCTAGTGAACCAAACTGGGGAATGGACCATTCCGCTGTTGTTAATGTTAAGGAACTTCATATTAGTTCTCCCATCTTGGCTGCTAAAAGCCCCTTTTTCTACAAG CTGTTCTCCAATGGCATGAGGGAATCAGAACAAAGACATGTAACCCTTAGAATTAGTGCACAAG AGGAAGGTGCTTTGATGGAGCTTTTAAACTTTATGTATAGCAGCTCTCTAACTGTCACAACAGCACCTGCTTTATTAGATGTGCTTATGGCTGCCGACAAGTTTGAGGTTGCATCCTGCATGAGGTATTGCAGCAGACTTCTCCGCAGCATGCCTATGACCCCTGATTCCGCTTTGCTCTATCTCGACCTTCCCTCCACTGTTTTAATGGCTGAAGCGGTCCAACCTCTAACTGATGCGGCCAAGCAGTTCCTTGCCTCGCGTTACAAGGATATTACCAA GTATCAAGAAGAGGTTATGGCCTTGCCGTTGGCTGGAATAGAGGCGATACTATCGAGCGATGATCTCCAAATTGCTTCTGAGGACGCTGTTTATGATTTTGTGTTGAAATGGGCAAGGGGGCAGTACAGTTCATTGGAAGACCGTAGAGAGATTCTCGGTTCACGCCTTGCGCTCTGCATCCGCTTCCCATACATGACGTGCAGAAAACTCAAAAAGGTACTAACGTGCAGTGACTTCGAGCATGAAGTAGCATCAAAGCAGGTTCTAGAAGCGCTCTTCTTCAAAGCAGAAGCCCCGCATAGGCAACGCATTCTATCCGCTGAAGGATCAGACTCCACGAACCGCCGTTTCATAGAGAGGGCTTACAAATACAGACCCGTAAAAGTTGTGGAGTTCGAGCTTCCTCGTCCGCAATGTGTAGTGTACCTAGACTTGAAGCGAGAGGAATGCGCAGGACTGTTCCCTTCGGGGAGAGTCTATTCTCAGGCTTTTCATTTGGGAGGTCAGGGCTTCTTCCTCTCGGCGCACTGCAACATGGACCAGCAAAGCTCGTTTCACTGCTTTGGTCTTTTCCTTGGGATGCAAGAGAAAGGAGCTGTGAGTTTCGGTGTGGACTATGAGTTCGCAGCTAGACAGAAACCTTCGCAGGATTACTCGAGCAAATACAAAGGAAACTACACGTTCACCGGTGGGAAAGCGGTTGGTTATAGAAACCTTTTTGCGATTCCTTGGACTTCGTTTATCGCAGAGGACAGTCAGTACTTCATCAACGGCGTTCTCCATCTCCGAGCTGAGCTCACCATCAACAGAACTTAA